A window of the Scleropages formosus chromosome 5, fSclFor1.1, whole genome shotgun sequence genome harbors these coding sequences:
- the LOC108935950 gene encoding NADH dehydrogenase [ubiquinone] iron-sulfur protein 8, mitochondrial-like isoform X2: MSVALRLLYSASRPGTFAASPGLIRPFSLSVQREGYKYVNAQELPTDMKSITDRAAQTLLWTELFRGLGMTMSYLFREPATINYPFEKGPLSPRFRGEHALRRYPSGEERCIACKLCEAICPAQAITIEAESRADGSRRTTRYDIDMTKCIYCGFCQEACPVDAIVEGPNFEFSTETHEELLYNKEKLLNNGDKWEVEIAANIQADYLYR, encoded by the exons ATGTCTGTGGCTCTGCGGTTGCTGTACTCTGCATCCAGACCTG GCACTTTTGCTGCCAGTCCTGGCCTGATTCGTCCCTTCAGCCTTTCTGTCCAGAGAGAGGGATACA AATATGTCAATGCTCAGGAGCTGCCCACTGATATGAAGTCCATAACTGACCGGGCTGCCCAGACCCTTCTATGGACTGAGCTCTTCAGGG GTTTGGGAATGACTATGAGCTACCTGTTTCGGGAGCCGGCCACTATAAACTACCCATTTGAGAAAGGCCCCCTGTCTCCCCGTTTCCGTGGAGAACACGCCCTGCGCAGATACCCGTCCGGAGAGGAACGCTGCATTGCCTGCAAACTGTGTGAGGCTATTTGCCCTGCCCAG GCAATCACTATCGAGGCTGAGTCCCGTGCAGATGGAAGCCGACGAACCACCCGCTACGACATCGACATGACCAAATGCATCTATTGTGGATTCTGTCAGGAGGCTTGCCCCGTCGACGCCATCGTGGAG GGTCCAAACTTTGAGTTTTCTACCGAGACTCACGAGGAGCTGCTGTACAACAAGGAGAAACTGCTCAACAATGGAGACAAGTGGGAGGTGGAAATTGCTGCCAATATACAGGCGGATTATCTGTATAGATAA
- the LOC108935950 gene encoding NADH dehydrogenase [ubiquinone] iron-sulfur protein 8, mitochondrial-like isoform X1, with the protein MQIGPNVCPFSAMSVALRLLYSASRPGTFAASPGLIRPFSLSVQREGYKYVNAQELPTDMKSITDRAAQTLLWTELFRGLGMTMSYLFREPATINYPFEKGPLSPRFRGEHALRRYPSGEERCIACKLCEAICPAQAITIEAESRADGSRRTTRYDIDMTKCIYCGFCQEACPVDAIVEGPNFEFSTETHEELLYNKEKLLNNGDKWEVEIAANIQADYLYR; encoded by the exons ATGCAAATCGGACCAAAC GTTTGCCCGTTCTCAGCGATGTCTGTGGCTCTGCGGTTGCTGTACTCTGCATCCAGACCTG GCACTTTTGCTGCCAGTCCTGGCCTGATTCGTCCCTTCAGCCTTTCTGTCCAGAGAGAGGGATACA AATATGTCAATGCTCAGGAGCTGCCCACTGATATGAAGTCCATAACTGACCGGGCTGCCCAGACCCTTCTATGGACTGAGCTCTTCAGGG GTTTGGGAATGACTATGAGCTACCTGTTTCGGGAGCCGGCCACTATAAACTACCCATTTGAGAAAGGCCCCCTGTCTCCCCGTTTCCGTGGAGAACACGCCCTGCGCAGATACCCGTCCGGAGAGGAACGCTGCATTGCCTGCAAACTGTGTGAGGCTATTTGCCCTGCCCAG GCAATCACTATCGAGGCTGAGTCCCGTGCAGATGGAAGCCGACGAACCACCCGCTACGACATCGACATGACCAAATGCATCTATTGTGGATTCTGTCAGGAGGCTTGCCCCGTCGACGCCATCGTGGAG GGTCCAAACTTTGAGTTTTCTACCGAGACTCACGAGGAGCTGCTGTACAACAAGGAGAAACTGCTCAACAATGGAGACAAGTGGGAGGTGGAAATTGCTGCCAATATACAGGCGGATTATCTGTATAGATAA